A stretch of DNA from Carya illinoinensis cultivar Pawnee chromosome 12, C.illinoinensisPawnee_v1, whole genome shotgun sequence:
GGTCTGGTGCTAGTAATCGTGAAAGCGTAGGGAAATCTCCACCATCGTGTAGCAGCATCGAGTGCCCCAGTTATGATGTGATTCATGTTGGCAATGGCTTTGAAATTCGCCGCTATAATTCCACTGTCTGGATGTCTACCTCTCCCATCCAAGATATTTCCCTGGTCGAAGCTACCAGAACTGGCTTCTTGCAGTAAGattattcttttccttttctttcatatatatatatatatatatatataaatatatatgttggccttttctttttattaatttcactGGTTCTTGTTGAGGATTCTCCGCAATCCTCCTCTGATTCTCAGTCATTACCTTGATTGTAGTAGTTGAACCATGATTGTAGAGATgctgtatttatttttgtgattgtTTTCCTTTCTTGTTGTATAGCTGTACATGTCTGTATATCTCTATAAATGGAAAACCATCTCCACCTTTTACATTGTGGTGGGTTTACAAACATTCTCATGGTATCAAAAGCCTCTCTGGATTAACATCCgatatcagttttttttttttttcctctcatggCCAAATCTTCTCTCTTTCAATACTATGGTCTACATGGTAACTATCAAACTTTAATCCAACAACAACTTGCTTTGGAAGAGTCAGCTGGTTCCTTGGATTTCAAGACTGTCTCGGCTTTTTTGTGGATGGCTCTCTCCCCAAGCCCTCTCCTACCACCACCGATGGCTCTTCCACCCTAACCCCAAGTTTCTTGAATGGAGACTCAAAGACCAACGCATCTTCAgccttcttctctcttctctctctgaaGAAGCTATGGCCAAAGCTGTTGGCCTCACAACCCGTTGCTACCTACTCCTATGGTCGTGGCTCAGCGGCTCTCTTCTGATGGCTCCTTTTTTGCCGATATCACTCTCTATTGCTCTCTTGTCAATGCCTTGCAATATTTGACTATCACTCGGCCTGACATTACTCATTCTGTTAATTCAGTCAATCAATATTTGCGTGCACCCACCAACAACCATTTTCAAGTTGTCAAACTTATCCTTCGTTATGTCAAAGGAATGCTTCATTTTGGCTTGATGTTTATTGCCTCATCCTCTACTGGTATTGTTGCTTACTCCAATGCCAATTGGGCGGGCTGTCCGGACACTCGTCACTCCACTTCAGGCTATTCTATTTACCTTGGTGACAATCTTGTGTCTTGGAGTGCTAAGAAGCAACCCACCGTCTCTCGCTCCAGTTGTGAGTTTGAGTATCCTACTCTTGCCCTTACTGTTGCTGAGGTCCTTTGGTTAACTCATCTCCTTCGTGATCTCCATGTTCCTACTACACATCGCCCTCTCCTTCTGTGTGACAACAAGAGCGCTGTATTCTTGAGCTCTAATCCGGTCTCTCACAAGCGTTCCAAACACATTGATCTTGACTACCATCTTCTTCAGGAACTTGTGGTGGCCAGCACTATCAACACTCAACATGTCCCCTCTAATCTACAAGTTGCCAATGTCTTCACCAAGAGTGTCTCTAGGCCTCTCTGTGTTTTTTCGCTCCAAGCTTGCGTCTACTCTAATCCCAAGCTCATCTTGCGGGGGGTGTTGAGAATTCTCCGCAATCCTCCTCTGAGTTCAGTCATTACCTTGATTGTAGTAGTTGACCCATGATTATAGAGATgctgtatttatttttgtgattgtTTTCCTTTCTTGTTGTATTGCTGTACATGTCTGTATATCTCTATAAATGGAAAACCATCTCCACCTTTTACAGTGTGGTGGATTTACAAACATTCTCAGTTCATGTAATCTTACTTGATCAAAATCATTGTTTAGTGATATTTCTGGCGGGAAAGAGAGAACTTTTGGTGTCAATTAATTCATTCCTCTCCTTGATCAATACATACTTTCCACATATATTCTACTGCTTGCTTTCAATCATCTGCATGCCTATAAACCATATCAATAGCTAGGCAATAACAATTGAGTTCTCGTTTCTTGTTACTGTTGGGCGTGGAGCCTGGTTCTGTTTGTGGTGAGTAAATAATCATCGATAAAGATCTGTTGCAGCTTTTTCTTGGTGGATTTTGAATGAGGTTTGAGCCATGAGTAGTACTCCGGCTTTGGCTGAAATTTCTTACCCACTTTTGACTCTTGATATCCAACCCAAGTcattggattaggattttcttgtatcttgtATTATACCTTTGTATAGTCATTGTTCggttttttgttattattagaaataagattCTTTGCAGCTATATGGAGGTAAGCACGTTATTAAATCACGTAAATCTATCTCGTatgtaattaattctatttttcattttagtttcCGTCCCTAACAGTTACTTTGTCTTTCTGGTAGGCTGTTTGACTACATCCAAGGAAAGAACGATTATGAACAGAAGATAGAGATGACAGCCCCAGTGATAACCGAAGTTTCACCAAGCGATGGACCTTTATGCGAATCATCATTTGTCATCAGCTTTTCTGTGCCAAAACTTAACCAAGCAAACCCACCTCCAGCAAAAGGACTTCATCTCCAGAGATGGGAACCCGTGTATGCAGCAGTGAGACAATTCAGTGGATTTGTGGCAGACTCAGATGTCGGAGAGGAAGCTGCCGCCTTGCAAGGAAGCCTTGCCGGCACTGTTTGGGCTGCTGCCATTGAGAAAAGCCATGGAGCTGACCACAAATCAGGCTACACTGTCGCGCAGTACAATTCCccatttgaatttgatgatagGGTGAATGAGATATGGATGTTGTTTAACATCCAAGACGAACTTACATGTTAATGTAAGAAGAATTTCTGAGAAGATGATCGATGACTCGACTGCGCTGAAAACATCAGTTAAAGTGTTGTAGTCCCATGTATGTAGAGAAATAATAGGTTAAGCTTAATCTGCTGGGTTACTTCAAATATTTGTACTGCTAAATAACTGAATTTCTCTCTAATatgaaataattgtataatgAACTGATGACCATTTTGTGTAGTAATGATATATAGAGTTGTGCCGATCATACAGTTTTGTTCTCCAGATCATTTTGCCAAGATTATGAACCCAACATACAAGAATGAATGAgaatcctataaaaaaaaaagcacagaaTTAAGACTGATTCTGGGTTTTGACTAGGGAGACATACTCCAATGGTTAAGTCAATAACTATCTTTGCTCATTGGTAGAAGATGAAAATCCTGCATGGTTTTAGTTTTGTGTGGCTTTTCctaatttattgcatttcatGAACATCAAATTACCCTATTAATGTTTTGTTAAGGGCATGCTCCAAAAATTCTGAATGACATGATGACTAGTGCTTGAATAATCttgagtgattttctcctcCATCTCACCCTTTAAGGGCTATAATGTATTGTGCCTCTTTTTGCCAACCTCTCATGATCTAGTTGAGCAACTTCTGAGTCTATTTTCCTTCGATTCCGTTATTGGGCATTGTCTGCTTGCATATGGGCCTAACCAGGTGACAATAGGCATATCATAGCATTTGAggtttttttattgtattagtTTAGAATTATATATCTTTGCCTAAAATTCCTACGAATTCCAACATTAGCCTATTTCCTCTACAGTAGAAAAATTATTAGGTAGTCTCGGAAGATTTCATGATGTGTACTCTCATCTCATTACAAGATGTCATGCCATTGAAATTGCTAACATGAACACTAACTTTTAATGACTTATCTTCCTGTTATAGGACGGAAATAGCACGTGCCCGAACCATAAACCTATCTAATAAAGTAATAATCGtgtttttttcaaaactcaagtTTTAAAAATGACAGGTGAAAGTCTTCAAACTGTGGGCCTCACAAACCCATGGGGTAGTTGAACCACCCTGAAAAGGATATTTGGGGGTGGCTCAATCTCGCATGGCCATCAAACATGGCTTATGAGAGCCACCTCCAATGGTCAAAAGGATGGCAATTCATGCTGTCATGTCAGGTTCGGAGCATGTCAAGCCTTGTTCGTGTCATACATAATTAATCATAATTGAGCCCATTAAATTAAACAAATCAAGTCCTTCAATCTTAACTTACTAATTTCTGTTTGAACTCATGTTGGGTTCGTAggttttgaataaataaataaaagacacTTGAATCATAAATTGCTAATTCCATGTGCGAGTCCTGTGCTGTATGAAGGATTATCAGCCCTATCCAACCCATGTAGGTGACTCGCGTGGCCCAACCCCAAATGGTCACAATGGCCATGCATGGGGTGGTCATGCCATGCACCTATGAAAATCATTTTGGCCATGGATATCTTCGAGTAGTTAGCCATATTAATTTCCCTATACCTTTAGGCTTTAAAAACAATAGAAACGTGATTTTCTGGATAagagattttaatataatttcaatCAAGACATTACGTATAgtcattaaacaaaaataagaatcttcgtttcaatttttctattcaatCTACCTATGGACTTGTTCTTtggaaattaaaatactcaaaaGGATAAGCTCATGTCCTCCACTTTCATGACCTGCAAAGtatatagactagattttaaaagtGCGTGTGCATTCCTCATAGACCTGGCTCAAGTTTCTTCTACCTGTTGTGCCAGGACATGAAGAGAAAATCTACCCAGAGGCCGATTTAAGACCTCCACATCACACATCTCATTACCTGGCAAACCGAGtttgaagataaaataataaaccgGGCCCTTTGGCTTAATCATAAAAGCGGGAAAAAGGCTGGAAAAAGATACATGTACACATAGAACAAATTACATTCACAAATTACCTTGGGTTGAATATCACTTTTTGCAGATTTTCTCGTGGAAAAAATCTGATTTGTTAGGTAATTAGGTGTGTGTGGGGTGTGTGGGGTCTTAAACTAACTTTAGAATAGATTAGATGATtagaaactatttattatatttataagtttatatcacatcatgaaataataaaaaaacgaTGAATATCGGCCTTACTCATTTCAGAATCCTAGACTGGGTGGACTGGGTGGTCTTTCGATCTCGGACGGGAGATTGGGAAGAGGGACATGAGGGAGATTTTgatgtttatttaaaaataaaaattacaggCATCGCTATCACATAGGCCGTGTCTGGTGTAGCAGATCAAGTACTCGATGTGAAATGTATAATGGAATTTGGGCATGGGCGCGCCATTAGTCCACAGGAAATTACTTTTCTCGCAAAAACAAACAACTctacaaaaaatgataatagtattatattAGCAGACGTAGATAAAATCAGTAGCACTTTTTCCGTAATTAATCCAACTAAAGATTTAAGATATTTCAAGCCTGATCGTCAATACACGGTTGAAGcgatactatatgtatatatatacgaaCCACAAACAATTAGATTGGAAATGAAAACAGGAAATTAACAACCTTAATTAGATTCGAATAGTGAATTTgatatgagtaatattatatataattgtaaagtctaatctttttaaaaataagagaagtcgattattaaaaaattaatttttattatataaatctcatatttattcaatttttttaaagagattatgCACGTTTGCATaatttatgattataaatattatttcttttttttattacctAATATCTATCTCATAAGGACCTCAGAAATTAAGGAATTATATATCTTTGGTCCTTAAAACgacttcatttttcttaaaacaaacATGGTTTTAAAAAGTGGCATATAATTGGACACTTTTTCGTCAGACTGGCTGCCGGGATGTCAAGGAGAAGAAGCTTCCCCCCAGCCTACCACCCTAACTAGCCATGATTTTTAAATGTGTGAGACAGTAAATTCAGAGGATAAAGACGGATATCATGGGCGGTAGACTTATGCCGAAAGGGCATGCATGGATGCATGCAGCCTTGACTAATTGACTCAAACATGTCGGCTTTCATgcacgcgcgcgcgcgcacggCCATCCATATACACATAgctactagctagctagggcgCACCTTCTTTTTGACTACAATAAGTAGTACTATTACTACCACCACTGATACATATGTGCATGCACACTTAATTCCTACCtgtatctatctatctatctagaTTGTCACTTTCCAGCACATTTCCTCATCTTCAATCCAAAAGTCTAGTTGACAGAATCATGCCGCATGTCTTCATGATCTTCTTTATTTGGATATATAGGCAGTACTACTTCAAAGCGGATATTTTAACTAgatatcaattatatatatcttgAGATGATCAGATATGTTCGAAATGATATGTCTAGTCCGGCATTGTGCTCTCtcccctctcctctctctctccatccaCGTATCATACGTCAGTGTTAtgagaaaaatgaatatttataacatattatttataacaaaaataattatttataacgaACGTCTCGATAAGAAATGATCTTTGGTACATACTTTAGGAATATTTATCCAATTTGGCACGCATTAATGGAGGATAATGTTTTTGTATCAAAGAAAGTGAGACTAATCAACAATGAAATCAAATCATGCTTGATGACATAATCATGATCAGGAACAATATCTTTGAAATTGACAACCTCTAATTATAATGCGATCGACCCTAGCTCCTAACAATTGACTAGTATGGGAGCTAGGCCCCGTCTCTCCAAGTTCCAGCCAAATAATCCATGATTCCTTTAAGAATATAGCATATACATGGGTTTTCCATGGCTCTAATTTTCTGATATAGATCTAAATTGATATGGgatattgattaattttttttaaattgatacgGGATatcgattattttttttaaaattatttagaataatatcagttattttctttcaaatcatatatttatactcATTTGCCTTGTTAGCAAACATTTAGTTTTAAGTTTGGAAGTGATTCTGAGTTTGATTTTTaccaaattttttgtaagatttTTGTTTACTTATGTATCAATTTCTCATACAATAgtataaatttttctatttttagaaaaatcttcataatttcgaattttgtaattatttaagtCTGACTTGTGGGCttcataatttgattttgaattttattataaatcaataGTACTCAAATTTTTTCTCTATGTTTTGGGCAAATCTCTTAGCTTCTCCTTGTAAATTATCTGTTGAAAGTAGCctgcaaaataattattattctatCCGGCATCAGTTGGCATCAAAGTTTCCGCATCTTTTCTGGGGTGATATCTCATTAATTTCCATGGCTGGTGGGCATAGTCATGGTCGTCGTGAGCAGGTTCCAAACGAGGAAGTCCCCCACCATGATCGTAGTTTTCAGGATGTGATGACTGAGAATTTGCAAAGGCAAGTTACAGAGTTAACCCTACGTCTAACGACACAAAATATCAGTGATCAAGAGATGGAAGATCACAATTCTGATTCCAGTTTTGAAAATCCATTAATCGTGCTCTATTCTGATAGTACTGTGGGCAGGAGGAGCGTCAAGGAAACCTCGATTTTAGAGTTGATTTACCAGAATTTTTTGATACTCTTCAGGCTAAATGTTTCATTGATTTATTGCATGAAATTGAGTGGATTTACTACTCCAATGAAGAAAAGTTTGAGGATAGACATTCTTCCATAGGGTAGAACTCCATACCAATCTACGATACCTATCCTGAAGAAGATAACCTAGTGGATGACgtaactatttttattgaaaatatagaaaattcgATTCAAGAAAATGGTGATgaagttttgaagtttgaatatCATAAAACAACTTTTGAAATGATTAACtatgttgattttcttggagttgaggatttttttttcaaattctcttatgcaaaatgttttttttttttttttttggatttgagaTATGAGAAAGAAACTTAATTTTGGAGTATAagatgtttaatattattttatttcgagctgatataatcatttttagttTTTCCATAATCATCGGGATGATACaacaaaaggaaataaagataTTGGTCTAACTGGACATCTAAGAGATTGAGGCAAAAAAGTTTAGAATTTAATGACAAATTCTCTCCAACCTGATGAGAATGATGCAAATCTAAATTGATATGTGTATCAATTATTTTCTCTAAAATCATTCATAATAATATcagtaattttctttaaaattatatatttatacacattCTTACCTTGTTAGTAAATATTTGGTTTCAATTTGGAAGTGATTCTGAATTTGATTTTGaccaaattttttgtaaaattcttgtttatttatgtattaatttctcatataataatttaaatttttgtagtTATATAAGTCTGGCTTGTTGGCttcataattaaattttaaattttattattaatcaatattattcaAAGTTTTTCTCCATGTTTTTGGCAAATCTCTTAGCTTCTCCTTGTAAATTATATGTTAAAACTAGTCTGCAGAATAATTACTATTTTATCTGGCATCATTTTCTTAGTCCTTGgtccaaaaaattaattaattaattagatcacaccaattttttatgttttatatattaattaagtacTGATCATGTGTTTAATTAGTTATATTGGAGTAGTATTTTAGGGTCTTTATCCCtcccttttttttgtttttaataacaTTTCAGCTTGCAataaattgttaaaaatatttaatggaTAAAAAATACAGGTCTTTCTActctatattctatatatatagtactcatGTATCTAGAATGCGTTGGTGAGCTCTCTATAATTCATAGTGGAGGAgcattttataagtatatatagCACTGTTAATTTCCATATTAAATTTTGTTATCTTCAGTCATACTTGATGATATGACAAATTTTCTATAGTTTAATTTCTTCTGTCAATCACTTAAGATATGCTACATCAGTAGTACAAGTGCGACTAAAGATGACAACATTTATTATGAAGAAGAACATTACtgatcaaatatatattaattatcataTATTATGGACCTCCATacatgacactatatatatagaaagaacGTACATATGCCACTAGTTTGTAAATTAAGCCTACCAAGCCTAGACCAAGATCGACCTCCTAGAATTCTTGTGGCCATGCAAGAGgaataaacataaaaagaaaatatatttgcagTCATGGAACATGGTGCATGTAAATACAGGATCtacaggaaaaaaattaattttttaatagtgaacctcattattttttaaaaatattgcacGACGCAGCGTGTCCGGCCATTTCTcgattgtatctaacattagTATTCATCTATCTCTTTTCTTTCAGAAATCCTAAAACTCGAAGTACGAGAGCTCTACTTAGGACATCCATACCTATAAATTCATATATTGcaattatctttaattatttaatatactaCAACGTgattagatatatttaaataatctctaaaaatatatattaactctAGATCATGCATTAAGATAacatgttaatttatatattaatatataggtGAACGTACatgcatattttaatttaattgataacGAACGTACGAAACCAAACACATGCATGATGCAAGATATttcaagaaaagaagaaaatatctCTCCATACATACGCAATTATGCATGAAAAGTCATATGGTATATGTAGTTTCTACGTCGGGAACTCTATCTGAATCTTTTTTTCTTGGTCCATCATGTTTCACCTAATATGTATACAACGTGGCCTCCTGAAAATAGCGCATAGTTTGAGTGTACCGTACGTTATATAGATCAAGACTTGTCTTGATCATCAGATCGAACCCTAcgaccaaaataataataacaattaatacTATAATCTGTGAATATTTTAGCATATATATCTCTTAGACACAACGTCAAGATTGAGatatttatttctcttattGCAAGTGGCTTGACTCATGCTAGCTACTAATTGTACGAGTCCTACGTCTATAAAATTGAACTTTTTTCTCTATATTTGTAATGGCTTTCATAGTAATTAATTAGGCTGCATTTTTCGTGTTCTTTGTTCATATTAAGCATATACTTTTCAACGGTCTTAACGTTATAATTACTCATGAATGAAAAGGATATATCATTGAAAAGcttgtttttataattaaaaaagtatatttatttttaaaaaagtaaataaaatatgagacttatatacaaataataattttttaataataaatatctctctttttcaaattgGTTACACGGACTCCAcagttatatatatgtgtgtgtgtgtagaatGCATTATTCTCTATAATGTTGTGTTCTTCTTtatttaatagtaataataattattatcattAGGGAACTCAACAGGGAGTGTTTGATCACTCAATCAAAGTACTACGTACGTACTGTCTCCTTCCAATTTCCACGTTGAAATTGAATGCAATATTAGAGATTATCGAAGATAATTTCAAGAGCATGCACGTGTGACGTGTCATGAAAgagatattattaataattacatgggttgaataataattaatgagaAGTAGTAGTAACGTCCACGTTGGCACAAAAAATTCGAATATCCgaccaatattattttttgttatttattttgttagggTAGGTCAACATTATGCAAATATTTCGTGTCGAGGCGTTCATGTGCGTGCTACGTCCATTGAATAATCTGTGCTGCtttttagctagctagctaggttgttCAGATGTCATTGCACAGGTCATTGCTATTTCAAGAGTAGTACTTTCCATATAAAGGACGTGTATTTCTATTTATGAACGATCAAAGTGTGATTAAAAGTCTCacgatataatataatataattaaattacttttttttaattagacaaagtttaattttatttatcataatagagatattaaatttaaattttgattttacattttatttaattaaatattttatgcatTTGATCTACTTATTGAAGGGAGACGTTGACCCacatgtaaataattaaatttaaaataaatgataatttcataaaatataaaatataaaataaatatttttaacccaacaaaaataaataaatttaaatctaattcaaaaaaatacataatgaaaaaacttatttataaGTATATATTATGATGGGAAATAATTTGTAAGTTCAAAAGTGTTCAAGTCTTGAAAGTaggtaaatttaaaaatcacataaaaatatctatttttttttaagtagatcgcattttaaaaataaaaatgagtggACGAAATttgcatattttaatattatatgtagTATAAAAAGTATTACAGATataaagatttcataaaaataaatatataaactaacataattttatataatatgttagatttattttataatttaataatataaaaatattttattttaaatttttatataaataaaaataatgttatatataatcgtaattatgtaaaaataatacaatcgttttaaaaaataatagaatttatgattaaaaaattaatttttatatataaatctcatattaatttatttttttaaaaaaaattatataacatttatataatttatataattaagaatgtaaatattatttctctgtaaataaatatcataagATCTACGTGTTGTTTCTGTTTAAAAGGCACTATTTACTCTGGGAAATTTAGTACATTTGTAACATCATGGGTCAAAGGTACATGGGTCACATCAGAAATGTAAGCCGATCATGCATTCGACCAACTGATGAGCTGTGTTCTGTGGCCAAATTATTGTAAGGTGTACGAAGCGTGTGTAATCtttctcttgttttttctttttaaataaaaaataaaaaataaaaatataatatttttgtaatgttCTGGTACTGCGTATTGTCAGTGTTCTGAATGGGAAAATGAAAGGACGATTTCATCTTTAAACTGTGGGGACGTGTTCCACGTAAAAAGTATATATGCTAATTCTGCAATTCTATCAGATTGAGGGGTCCTAGTAGGTTCTAGTGATCTACAAAAAGATAAACACgaggatgaagaaaaaaaaatcaaaattacaaaatattcttaatattatataatattatatatatatacagttttTTGGGAGGAACATATGCCTCTAAGATTCCctctatatatgtttatatcttTATATTACATTGGTCAAAATATAAGATTTTTGTCGGTGCACCGTGGCGAAAGAAGATAGGAAAAATGATATCCGTACTAATGATTGTGTAAGCACTTCacagtttttttataaaaaataaattaatataaaatttatataaaaaaaattaactttttaatcgtaaattttattttattttttaaataattatgcgctatttatatactctataactatatgtaacattacttatAAGATAAGTATGCAAAGAGATTATGTTAGTGGAGGAAAAGATTGATTCTTTAGTTGGTTTATAATTTGTAAGAAAACATAACAGAATATTTCTAGCACGGCTTATTGAGTTATTTCATAagttgcaaataaattaaaataacattcaATATATTAGATACTTTTTTAAGCTAAAATAAAAGGGATTTGTTATACAATCTCCCAACATTCcaacatttcatattttttttaatttttattattttattttttattaaatatttaatatataaataatgaataaaataattaaattaatttaaaaagaataaattcaaaaaaaatattaaaaaaatattaaaaacttaaaaaaaaaagtaggatgTTGAAAATATTGGAAGGTTGTGTagagttttttaaaataaaaagaaaggttatgtacttttttttttttttaaagtatctAGAATCATCTAGGGGCTATATATAACCCTCATGTGCATCTCATTAATTCATGCAATAAAGTGGCAAACAACCGCTTTTATTCTCAAGCATGCCGTAACCCTTTATGGCATAAAAGAGTTTGCTGATGTGGGCGTCTCTCCACCTTACATAATTGatattataatctttttttttttaagtaatagaTGACCAGTTAATATACAGTGTCGTGATGTAAAAGAACTGTTACCTTTTCACAgcaccaaatattatatatctatttatattttagagtttatgttatatacaattttttttatttatatattatattgatgtgattgattaaaataattattttatataaataaagtgacgcatctaattacattaataaaatatataaaaaatatataaaactgcatataaaatttttatttctaaaatacctaattattatttattaaatttcttttaagtCTAGTGAAGAAAATGAGTACTCCCACCCATGTGTACAAAAGATGAAGAGGTCAAGATATATATGGGACTTTTGTTTGAAGAAATTACTCCAATACATGGTTATATTCAAGAAATACATCTCAACATTAGAGACCTAAATAATTCATCACTAATCGATGATGGAGGTTATGGTATGGGAAAAGATTGATTCTTACATTGATTGGTCATTGATATTGTCATCTTTAAGTATCTTATTGGCAAATCGCTATTAATTTCATGATGCAAATGACTTTGACATCTTAGAAGTTGGG
This window harbors:
- the LOC122290143 gene encoding heme-binding protein 2-like — its product is MAAFGIFKLSLLLSLLSNSHLSLWSGASNRESVGKSPPSCSSIECPSYDVIHVGNGFEIRRYNSTVWMSTSPIQDISLVEATRTGFLQLFDYIQGKNDYEQKIEMTAPVITEVSPSDGPLCESSFVISFSVPKLNQANPPPAKGLHLQRWEPVYAAVRQFSGFVADSDVGEEAAALQGSLAGTVWAAAIEKSHGADHKSGYTVAQYNSPFEFDDRVNEIWMLFNIQDELTC